Sequence from the Drosophila innubila isolate TH190305 chromosome 3L unlocalized genomic scaffold, UK_Dinn_1.0 0_D_3L, whole genome shotgun sequence genome:
GTATTTCTCtttgaaaaagaaacaaaaaatcaacaaaaaaatatatattaaaatatagcaATAAGGTTtcgacaaaacaacaatttgataTGGCTTTTCTTATACATTTcttaactcaaaaaaaaacccgATACATGTTCCTCaaggacaactatatcattaGATTATCATCTTCTCTTTAAGAACAGTTGCACAATGCCAGAACAAAGCGCCGAACAGGAATCTCAGCCACAGACGGCGGTACAAGAGTCCAAAGCACCTGTTTATGATGCCAGCATTCTGCCGGATATGTTGCCCGTATATTATAGACGACTTTTTCCACACGAGCACTTCTATCGCTGGCTGAACTATGGTCATTGTGagtatcattttcatttaataatcgaaacatatgtataatcattttatttttagctgaaGATAACATATTTGTCAATCGAGAGATTTCATTTACGCTCCACGATGACATCTATATACGTTATCTGTGCTTTGAGACACAAGCCGAGCTGGAGAAGGAGATCTGTGCACGTAATCCttacaaaattgatattgGAGCCGTACTGTCCACCCGGCCCAAGAATTTCCGTACTGTTCCCGGTGGTCTGGCGCCCGTGCAGCGTGAATTAGTATTTGATATCGATGCCACGGACTATGATGAGATCCGTAACTGTTGCTCTGGAGCGGAAATATGCCTGAAATGCTGGAAGTTTATGGTGTTGGCGGCCCGTGTCCTTGATGTGGCACTGCGAGAGGACTTTGACTTTGAGCACATGCTGTGGATATTCTCTGGTCGTCGTGGTATCCATTGCTGGGTCTGTGACCACACGGCACGGCATTTGGATGCCCGGGCACGAGCTGCTGTGGCGGAGTACTTGAATATACTCACCTATACCAACAATACGGCACGGGTTCAGCTAAATGATCGCACACATCATAGTCTGAGACGTGCTCTAAAGATTGTTGAGCCCATGTTCGAGGAGATTGTGCTGGAGGATCAGAATCTGTTTGGCACACCCAAAGGAGTTAACAAGCTGCTGCAAATGATCAGCGACGAGGGAGCACGCAATGATCTGGAGGCATATCTGCAAAAGACGCACGAGGATGGCGCTCATTCCAAGCTCATCTGGGATAGCTTTGTGCGTTATGCCAACTCAATGAGAACCAGCACGGCCAACGTGTGGAGTCGCAAGCTGAAGAACATTGTGCAGGAGGTGCAGTTGTGCCTGCTCTATCCCCGTCTGGATATCAATGTCACCAAGGGCTTCAATCACTTGCTCAAGGCACCCTTCTGCATCCATCCGGCCACGGGCAAGGTGTGTCTACCCTTCAGTGCCAGTGCAGTGGCCAAATTTGATCCGACCACAGTGCCTACCATTTCGCAGCTGCTGCAGGAGATAAATGCGCACGACGACAAGACCAAAAGCTACATGGAGGCGCCGGAGGATAAGAGTCGCATCAAGGATTACAAGAAGACCAGCATGTTCAAGGGCGTTGTGGTCTTCGAGGAGTTTCTACGCAAGATGGAACGCAATTACAAGACCAAAACTATGGAGTTTTAAAAGtaacattcaaataaaatgcgtaatttaattgattgaagcatttgaatttattatatactcGTTTAGGATAAGTATTAGGCTACCAACAATAAATAGACTAAATGATTGAGTTCACATACAGCGTAGTCGCACCAATGGCACAATATTGCCATCCTTGTCATCCCAATCCACTTCCACCTCCAGCTGAAAGAGGCCATCGTCCGTGGTGGGCGTCGTATCCGGCAGATGCGCCAGAATCTCACTCTGTCCAGTGCGTAGCTTAAATGAGGCCAATGCATCGATGGCATCACCTTCGCCCGACTGTGGCAGCGACACCTTAATCTTGGCCGGCAATATGCTGCCCTTGCTGAGGACCAGCTTGGCATTCGATTCATCATTGCCATGCCAAATGTACAAATCATCCTCGACCAGAACACAATCGTCGGCCTTTTGCAGCTGCGCCTGCTGTGGATCGAGCAGATAAACCGCTTGACGGGCACAGCCAATGGCAACCACCTCATCGGCCGAGTGGCTGGTGTGGAGCTTGGCATCCGGGAAGCGGGCAGCCACCGCCGCCTGCAGTTTGGGTATTTGCATGGTGGCACCCAGCAGCACAATGTCATCGATGCGCTTCAGTTCCGGATGATCCTGCTGTGCACGCTCCACGCATTCCCCCAGCTGTTGTATTAAGTTGTTGATCACCGGCTGTATAAGACTCTCGAAGCGGGCACGAGACATTTGAGCATTGTAATCAACGCCATCCATGAGAGAATCAATGTAGAGCTGCGTGGAGGGTAGCGTCGTTAGGATATGCTTGCAATTGGCGGCAGCAGTGCGGATTTTGGCCAGAGAGCGACGTGACTCATGCGGATCCAGTTTGTACTTGCGCTTGAACTCCTCACAGATGAACTGCACCAGCGCCTCGGTGAACTGACGGCCGCCAATGGAGAAGGGTCCAAACGTGGCCAGCTCCATCAAGTAACCGTTCTGGACGGCATACAAGGCAAAGTCGCTGTACAATCCACCGCATTTGATGGTCAGCACATGCTGACGCTCTAGCTTCTCCAACGGTTTCTCCAACTGCTCCTCGCCAATCTTATAGCACAGCACAGCAGCTGTGGGCTCGGCAATGACTTGGGCCACATTAAAGCCAGCTGACTTGGCTGCATCCGAGAGCAGCTTGACAGCTTGCGGCGGATAGTAGCTGGGAATCGAGAGCACGGCAATGGGCGCATGATCCGTATCCGTATGGTATTGGCGAGCCAGCTCCAGTTCAGCGCGCAGCAGCTGCTCGGTGACCTCCACAGCACTCAACTCTTTTGTTACAATCTTATCATCCTGATCCTCCTTATCGGCGGGTATTGTGTGCTCCATGCGGAACACAAACGTCTCCTTGTCGTATTCACATGGCACTTCCTTCAGCGCATTGGACAGTTTGTCCTCGCTAAGCGATTCCTTGGGCTGCAGCAGCTGGAAACTGTGTGCCACCGCCTGTTTGGGACGTGTGGCCATCTTTTGTTTGGCCGTCAGACCGCACTCGATCTCCGTATCGCCGTTCCAGAGCAAACACGCCTGCGAGACGCGATCTCCTTGCTTGTTCGCAATCACTTCGGCCTTGCCATCGGCTCTTACATAAGCAATGCAGAGCGTGCTATtaccaattttgatgccaaaACGCGGCCACATCTTGCTGCTGTTTAAATGGTGTCTGACAGTAAACAGAAATttagaaaacaattaaaatatattacaatgAAATGCAGCACGCGCACGTTTTTTTGGTGAGGCAGCGCGGTAATACTATCGCCACTATCGATAGTTCACAGTGTTGAATAACTTTCATAACAATCGTTTCTGACAGTGCTCgctaaatgttttatttatcgATCACTGCGATGAAGCTGTGGATGCTGGAACCACACAGATTAAAATTATCTCGCGAAAACCCAAAGGCTTAGCAATCTgtcatgaaatatttaagctaGTTATTTGGGTTTTAGTTGTTGTGGATTCTTATGTAgtaaaatatgatatattgaaTGTTATTCGCTGTGGATCGTAATGTATGTAGTGCAATAGCATTAGTTTTGCGGCATCTACTAACACTCGCTTTTGCACGCTGCGTTGCGTTTACCAACACagcaaaaatatgtaaacaaaaaatctaTACATAGTACGGAAAAGAAGGCGAATTGACCCCAAatacgacgacaacgacattAGCGCCACCCTACAAAGTGTAGTTTTTGTGtcaagcaaacacacacatacatgtgcaTGGAGAGCAATTGACGCCCCCCAACAACGTAAACCAACAGAAACGTTCCGATTCGTCATCGATTTAAGGCAAAAGCCAAACAATGGAGTGGAGGTGCAATGAAAATTAACGGAGAAActctttaattgaaattgaataaaaatagacATTCGATTGATTAACTGCTAGAAAATGCGCATTTcgtaagcaacaacaagaaaataaacaactaaAGGAATTTCGTTGCTGTTTGTTGCGGACCTAAGACAACCTTGagtcaaaaagaaaacacacacacacgcacaaccaACACACAGTTAACCAATATAATGGATGATAATCTAAGTACCAAATCCTCCGAGTCTTCGATTACAACCAGTGGCGAATACGAGATTGTCACCGATAGCAATGTGGCAACACCTTTGGAGCAACTGGCACCACCGCCAGTTGCCGCAAAGGTTACCGAATCTTTGAGTGCCCTCTCGCTCTCACCCGTTGGCGCTGGCGGTGATCGTTCACCCACCTTGGACATGGCGCACAATCGCAATCTGAGCGACATTAAACACGAAATGACAGATGCTCTGCGGGATTTGGAGCTGGAGCGCAACGGCGTCGCAGCAACTGTCGCTGGTGAGTAATTCAGAACTGGagaataattcaatttaaataagttacgCGCAATCAGTTGTTTACCAGACGCCAGCTGTGCACATACGTTCCAAAATTGGGCGATCGCGCCTTTTTAAGTCCCCTGTAAGCTTAGTACGCAATCTTATCGGCGGGGCCTAACCCAGAATACCAATCGCTgtcatggcaacaacaacaaataacaaacataaaagaaatatgaaaatgaaaacaaaagaataacacttgcaacacacacacaatatacACTATCGATATATAATGTTTGAATAAAactatttgcattttcaacaCTTTGTCATAATTGCCAATTAACATTTGCAGCTGTCGACGATAAGACGcgtcatcagcagcagcagcaacaacaacagtctcaaccaaaacaacaacaacagcaggctCAGAAATCGTTGACGTTGCCTTTGACTGGACGCAAAACACAAGCGGAAACCGCAAACGATACGGAAATGCGCTTTAAAGTCAGCCTATTCTCACCAAAGGGTTGCGATGAATCGGAGGATGCCTCCAACTCGGAGCACAATCGTGTGGGACACTCGGTATTCTACGACTGCATTGATGCCAGTCCGGCGTGCATTGAGGAAAAACAAGACGCCATGAAACCCGAGAAATGTGACACAACTGATGAGGAAGGTAAGTTCAAGtcctataaataaacataatagaTGCTCTAacttattattcttattagtTTCAGAGATTGATCAGGGATGTACCATCTTTGCTGGGGTTACCTATTTGGGTGCTGCCAACATAAATGCGCCCAAATCTGAAACAGATGTCTATCGCATCATGAGCGAGCTCAACAGCGGTTCCAAGTCGGTGGGTCTCAAGATAACTGTCAGCATACCCAATTGTTCCGATGGTCTCGTCGTGTAAGTGAATCATCCCTTTGGAATTTATCCATTAGAGATTATTATGTCGTAGTCAGCAGCAGTATTTAGTTAGAGTATTGAATCACAATTGAGCATTTGCAATTGTAATGATCAGAGTCGAAAACTCTTGTAAATATgcagtttaattgaattgaatttattttatttgaattattcatCCTAACGCTAAAGTTACGTggaaacttatatttattgcgCTAGTCacaagatatatatttattgaaatacagttttatcttaaatatagtGAATACAAAAAGTTTATATAATATCTATTATAATAGAAACAATTTAGTTATATGTTTGGagatttgagagattttcggttggtttcgctttctgtggcacccctgattatgtatgttaaattatttgatagaTTAATTGAAGGTGTGTGTTTATATCTGTTGTTATATAATTAGAACATTACAAGTGCTTTGGAGAGAATTTTAAGCATttctaatataaatttatctttCCACTTCGATTTTGCCATCCATCAAATGCTGTACTTAAAGTTTAATGAAAACTTATTTCcctaaaattgcaaataattatGTCTGGTTTATTTTACAGTTTGCACGATGCAGAGAGCAATACCATAATAGCCACATATGAGATATCGAGCATTATATTGTACTATCGAGGACCCGTGGATACCGTTGAGAATGGTTGCTTTGCATTCACTTGGCTGCACGGAGATGCGCTTTTTCAGTGCCATGTATTCCGTTGCCATATCCCGGAAGCAGTGAATCAAGTGAGCGGTGAGTTGACGAGTGAGGAATGATGATTAAAAGTTGCggtttcatttgaatttcttcTTGCAGCCTGTTTCCAGAAGGCCTTTCAGACATACGCGCCCAGCATGAGTTGCAGTCTAACTTCGGCCGTAGACATGGTTAATTCCGTAACATCGGATGTCAGTGGCAATCCATTGAGTACAGCTGGCTATGAGTTTATCGTCTCACTGGAAATACGCGAAAAGGTGGCCAAGAATTCATATGCAGCCGTGCCGAGAGATCGTGGATGCTTCAAGCTGCGAGCAAATACGGACAAGGAAGTCTGCATCACGGTCAAGCAGACAGCATCGAATGTGCTGCAACCGTTGTTTATTGAACGCTGTTTTGGTGTACTCGTTGCACCTGGTAAACTGGTGGTTCAAAAGGATATGCATCTCATTGACATGGCCAACATGGGCTATGTGCTGGCACAGGGAGCAGCCAATGAGCCGGATAGTGTGAACGCCTGCCTAAACGCATATGCCATACGGGCGGAGTGGAAGGCACAGGAGAAGGCATTCGAGCAGCTGAATCTGGAAACGTCCAAAACCAATCTCACAGTGGCCGTCGACATCGTCATGCGCGGCATACAGGAGCCGGTGCGCTTCGTTATCGAGACTCCGGTTACCATTCAATCGGCCAACGAAATGCGCATCATGGATCACTTCATGTCCAAGCGTCCCATGACACTGCGCTTCTATTTGCATCTGAAGCGCACGGATGAACTCAACTGGAAGGTGAACAGCATTGATCCCTCGGAGGAGATCACTGAGCAGGCAAGCGGCC
This genomic interval carries:
- the LOC117786497 gene encoding DNA primase small subunit; the protein is MPEQSAEQESQPQTAVQESKAPVYDASILPDMLPVYYRRLFPHEHFYRWLNYGHSEDNIFVNREISFTLHDDIYIRYLCFETQAELEKEICARNPYKIDIGAVLSTRPKNFRTVPGGLAPVQRELVFDIDATDYDEIRNCCSGAEICLKCWKFMVLAARVLDVALREDFDFEHMLWIFSGRRGIHCWVCDHTARHLDARARAAVAEYLNILTYTNNTARVQLNDRTHHSLRRALKIVEPMFEEIVLEDQNLFGTPKGVNKLLQMISDEGARNDLEAYLQKTHEDGAHSKLIWDSFVRYANSMRTSTANVWSRKLKNIVQEVQLCLLYPRLDINVTKGFNHLLKAPFCIHPATGKVCLPFSASAVAKFDPTTVPTISQLLQEINAHDDKTKSYMEAPEDKSRIKDYKKTSMFKGVVVFEEFLRKMERNYKTKTMEF
- the LOC117786496 gene encoding heat shock 70 kDa protein 14, with the translated sequence MWPRFGIKIGNSTLCIAYVRADGKAEVIANKQGDRVSQACLLWNGDTEIECGLTAKQKMATRPKQAVAHSFQLLQPKESLSEDKLSNALKEVPCEYDKETFVFRMEHTIPADKEDQDDKIVTKELSAVEVTEQLLRAELELARQYHTDTDHAPIAVLSIPSYYPPQAVKLLSDAAKSAGFNVAQVIAEPTAAVLCYKIGEEQLEKPLEKLERQHVLTIKCGGLYSDFALYAVQNGYLMELATFGPFSIGGRQFTEALVQFICEEFKRKYKLDPHESRRSLAKIRTAAANCKHILTTLPSTQLYIDSLMDGVDYNAQMSRARFESLIQPVINNLIQQLGECVERAQQDHPELKRIDDIVLLGATMQIPKLQAAVAARFPDAKLHTSHSADEVVAIGCARQAVYLLDPQQAQLQKADDCVLVEDDLYIWHGNDESNAKLVLSKGSILPAKIKVSLPQSGEGDAIDALASFKLRTGQSEILAHLPDTTPTTDDGLFQLEVEVDWDDKDGNIVPLVRLRCM